In Balearica regulorum gibbericeps isolate bBalReg1 chromosome 14, bBalReg1.pri, whole genome shotgun sequence, one genomic interval encodes:
- the GPX3 gene encoding glutathione peroxidase 3 encodes MGGWSRSAWILPLFLAGLVQPGQSQEREKVKCYGSVQGTIYDYGALTIDGDEYIPFRKYAGKMVLFVNVATYUGLTLQYLELNALQNELGPYGLVVLGFPSNQFGKQEPGQNSEILPALKYVRPGGGFVPNFQLFQKGDVNGAKEQKVYTFLKNACPPVAEEFGNPKNLFWEPLRNHDIKWNFEKFLVGPDGVPVMRWYHRANIAVVKNDIIAYMRQQQGQ; translated from the exons ATGGGGGGCTGGTCCCGCAGCGCCTGGATTTTGCCCCTTTTCTTGGCTGGGCTCGTCCAGCcggggcagagccaggagagggagaag GTGAAATGCTACGGCTCGGTGCAGGGCACCATCTATGACTACGGGGCCCTGACCATCGATGGGGACGAGTACATCCCCTTTAGGAAGTACGCGGGGAAGATGGTGCTCTTCGTCAACGTGGCCACGTACTGAGGCCTCACCCTGCAGTACCTCG AACTGAATGCACTACAAAATGAGCTGGGGCCCTATGGGCTCGTTGTCCTGGGCTTCCCCTCCAACCAGTTTGGGAAGCAGGAACCTGGCCAGAACTCAGAGATTCTCCCTGCGCTGAA GTATGTCCGGCCAGGGGGTGGCTTCGTCCCCAACTTCCAGCTCTTCCAGAAAGGGGACGTGAATGGGGCCAAGGAGCAGAAGGTCTACACCTTCCTGAAG AACGCCTGTCCCCCAGTGGCAGAAGAGTTTGGGAACCCCAAGAACCTCTTCTGGGAGCCCTTGCGGAACCACGACATCAAGTGGAACTTTGAGAAGTTCCTGGTGGGCCCTGATGGCGTGCCTGTCATGCGCTGGTACCACCGTGCCAACATCGCTGTCGTAAAGAATGACATCATTGCCTACATGAGGCAACAGCAGGGCCAGTAG